The sequence GCGCTGCCCGGCGTGTTCACCACGCCCGGCGATACGGCGCTCGCCGGCGTCGGCGAGACTGACGGGCTGGTGGCGGAGTTGGTGGCGCTGGCCGACAGCGAGCCAGGGGAGGGCGAGGGCTGGCGCCAGGAGTTGCTCGTGCGGCTGGCCTGCCGCAGTGCCGTGCGCCGTGGGCGGCATCTTGAGCGCCCCGCCATGCGCGCGCTCGTCGAGGCACTGGGTCACACCCGTGCTCCCGCCGTCTGTCCCCATGGATCGCCGCTCCTGATTCACGTCAGCGACACGCTGCTGGAGCGTCAGTTCGGCTGGCGCTGACGCGACGAGGCCTCCGACACGTCCGGCCCTGGCCGCGTCGGCTGCCGTCGCGTGTGTTCCACCGCGCGGGTCGCCGCGCTAAACTAAACATAACTGACGACTCGCGCACCTCACCGATCACCCGCATCCCAGGCTTGCAACGTCAGAAGGGTGGTCCCATGCCGACCTACGTGCTGCTGATTAGCTGGACCGAGCAGGGCGTGAAGAGCGCCAAGGCCACGGTCGAACGTGCACAGTACTCGCAGCAACTCGCCCAGCGCATGGGCGGCAATCTGAGCACGCTCTACTGGACTCTCGGCAGTTACGACATCGTGGGTGTCGCGGAGATGCCTGACGACGAGAGCGTGACGGCGCTCGCGGTGGCGATTGCGTCGCAGGGGAATGTGCGCACGGAGACGCTGCGCGCCTTCTCTGCCGACGAAATGGAGCGGATCCTGCAGCAGGTCCCGTAACCGTCGCCGCCCGTGCGGCGAGGTGGGCGAGTGGCTCGATCCCGCCAAGGATTGTGGGAGAGGCATGCGAGAGTCGCCGGTTCCATACGTACGCGGCGTCGTGGCCGCGTAACAGGAGCCTCGACGCCGACCGCTCGCCGTTTCCGGAATCCCCGGGGCAAGCGGGTAGGCCGAAGCGTACGGAGTGCGGAGCCGGGCCGTGCATCAGGCCCGGCTCCTCGGTGTCGCGCCTGAGTTGGATCGGTAAGGCCGGTGGGGTGTTCGACGAGTCTAGCGTGCCCCCTCGTTGGGGCCGACGGTCAGGCGTCCGGTGGCGATCAGCCAGGAGAGGAACTGCCACCATTGCCGCTCGCGGTCGCTCGGCTCGTAGGGTTCATCGACGAACTGTGTCGCGCTCGCGCGGTACTGATCCAACCCACGCCCGGCTGCCCAGATCTCGCAGCGGGCGCAGAGAACAAGCCGGTCGTCCACGAAGCCTTCCACCTGGACGAGTTCGCCGCAGGACTTGCAGTAGCGTGTGAGCGTGTTGCGTGATTCCGGTTGACCCATGATCCCCTATCACTCGTGCTATCGGGTGCGACGCACGGCTAACCCGTCGTGTGCAGGTACCCGCGCCTCCAAACATGCGAAAACCCTCACAACGTCCGTCGGAGGGCGGCGGCAATGATACCGATGCCGGGCCTGTTTGCACAGGTGCGGTGCTCGCGGCCTCGGAGGTCCTGTGCTTGACCCATTTGTATGGCGTTCCCTATACTGCGGCCGGTTGTGGGGGAAGGGACGCGCGCGGGGGCGCGCGTGTGCGATGCGCGTAGGCAGTGCCGGGAGGCGTTGATGGACTTCGAATACACCAGCGAGCAGATCCAGGTGCGCGACATGGTGCGCGAGTTCGCACAGCGGGAGGTCGCGCCCTACATTCAGGAGTGGGACGCCAAGGGCGAGTACCACCCGGAAGTGCTCTATAAGATGGGAAGCCTCGGCATCCTCGGACTGCC is a genomic window of Sphaerobacter thermophilus DSM 20745 containing:
- a CDS encoding GYD domain-containing protein; protein product: MPTYVLLISWTEQGVKSAKATVERAQYSQQLAQRMGGNLSTLYWTLGSYDIVGVAEMPDDESVTALAVAIASQGNVRTETLRAFSADEMERILQQVP